From Streptomyces sp. NBC_00370, a single genomic window includes:
- a CDS encoding DUF1996 domain-containing protein yields the protein MARRSRVFSGLLLFTAMSLTTVGVGGLAMMGSASADTPAATHAAAPAKKSDGHSGMQMAGMKMPASTQASGDDPDGDGYIMANPPVTGVTPSTYEPPHAYFHEFQAKCAPNHTLPDDPIVYPGQPGKSHDHTFMGNSLTNANTTTASIENGTTACLAPGDKSGYWMPSLFNGDQKVLPVGEQTIYYKSSVNDYTSVRPFPKGLRFVVGSPMQTKDEFKNLKGTVEGWECGTSYKNFDFPASCPTTPDTQLNLRLQAPSCWDGIHLDTPDHKAHMAYPVASGNNQNVCPADHPVALPMIEFKMAWPVNGDTSKLRLASGAGFSFHYDFFNGWDNATLNAMVTHCINGGLQCDAHGYDEAHPEKGAALNANYELP from the coding sequence ATGGCACGGAGGTCCAGAGTCTTCTCCGGACTGCTCTTGTTCACCGCGATGAGCCTGACCACGGTTGGCGTGGGCGGTCTCGCGATGATGGGGAGCGCATCCGCAGATACGCCGGCAGCCACGCACGCGGCTGCGCCGGCGAAGAAATCGGACGGGCACTCGGGCATGCAGATGGCCGGGATGAAGATGCCCGCGTCCACGCAGGCTTCGGGCGACGACCCGGACGGCGACGGATACATCATGGCCAATCCGCCGGTCACCGGCGTCACCCCGTCGACGTATGAGCCGCCGCACGCGTACTTCCACGAGTTCCAGGCCAAGTGCGCGCCGAACCACACCCTGCCCGACGACCCGATCGTCTACCCGGGACAGCCCGGGAAGTCCCATGACCACACCTTCATGGGCAACAGCCTCACCAACGCCAACACCACGACGGCCTCGATCGAGAACGGCACCACCGCGTGCCTGGCTCCCGGTGACAAGTCCGGGTACTGGATGCCGAGTCTGTTCAACGGGGACCAGAAGGTCCTGCCGGTCGGCGAACAGACCATCTACTACAAGTCCAGCGTCAACGACTACACCAGCGTCCGCCCGTTCCCCAAGGGACTGCGGTTCGTGGTCGGCAGCCCCATGCAGACCAAGGACGAGTTCAAGAACCTCAAGGGCACGGTCGAAGGCTGGGAGTGCGGGACGTCGTACAAGAACTTCGACTTCCCGGCCAGTTGCCCGACCACCCCGGACACGCAGCTCAACCTGCGTCTCCAGGCGCCGAGTTGCTGGGACGGCATCCACCTCGACACACCGGATCACAAGGCGCACATGGCCTACCCGGTCGCTTCGGGCAACAACCAGAACGTCTGCCCGGCCGACCACCCCGTGGCGCTGCCGATGATCGAGTTCAAGATGGCCTGGCCGGTCAACGGTGACACCTCGAAGCTCCGGCTGGCCAGCGGCGCCGGGTTCTCGTTCCACTACGACTTCTTCAACGGCTGGGACAACGCGACACTCAACGCGATGGTCACCCACTGCATCAACGGTGGCCTGCAGTGTGACGCGCACGGCTACGACGAAGCCCACCCCGAGAAGGGCGCGGCGCTCAACGCCAACTACGAGCTGCCGTAA
- a CDS encoding GlxA family transcriptional regulator gives MHTIAVLALDRVVPFDLSTPIEVFTRPRLPDGRAGYQIRVCAERPEIDAGAFQLRAPWGIDGLKGADTIIVPGTNDPLAPLSPAVHDALRAAAADGTRIASICTGTFPLAATGLLDGLRATTHWIVTDLLAATYPRIDVDPDVLYVDNGQFLTSAGAAAGLDLCLHMIRGDYGSAVAADAARLSVMPLEREGGQAQFIVHDHAPTPQGSALESLLGWLQENLGSTLTLADIAAQAGTSTRTLIRRFREQTGSTPLQWLHRARIRQAQHLLETTGHSVERIGAQVGFGSPTAFRDRFKKTTGVSPHTYRRTFS, from the coding sequence ATGCACACCATCGCCGTCCTCGCCCTGGACCGGGTGGTCCCGTTCGACCTGTCCACCCCGATCGAGGTCTTCACCCGCCCCCGTCTCCCGGACGGCCGCGCCGGTTACCAGATACGGGTCTGCGCCGAGCGGCCGGAGATCGACGCCGGGGCCTTCCAGCTGCGCGCGCCCTGGGGGATCGACGGGCTCAAGGGGGCGGACACGATCATCGTGCCCGGTACGAACGATCCCCTGGCCCCGCTCTCACCCGCCGTCCATGACGCGCTGCGTGCCGCCGCCGCCGACGGGACGCGTATCGCGTCCATCTGCACCGGTACGTTCCCGCTGGCCGCGACCGGGCTGCTGGACGGGCTGCGGGCCACCACCCACTGGATCGTGACCGACCTGCTGGCCGCCACGTATCCGCGTATCGACGTCGACCCGGACGTCCTGTACGTCGACAACGGGCAGTTCCTCACCTCGGCGGGCGCCGCCGCCGGGCTGGACCTCTGTCTGCACATGATCCGCGGCGACTACGGCTCGGCCGTCGCCGCCGACGCGGCCCGGCTGTCCGTCATGCCCCTGGAACGCGAGGGCGGCCAGGCGCAGTTCATCGTCCACGACCACGCGCCGACACCACAGGGCTCCGCCCTGGAATCCCTGCTGGGCTGGCTGCAGGAGAACCTGGGCTCCACGCTCACCCTCGCCGACATCGCCGCCCAGGCGGGGACCAGCACCAGGACCCTGATCCGCCGGTTCCGCGAACAGACCGGCAGCACACCGCTCCAGTGGCTGCACCGGGCCCGTATCCGCCAGGCCCAGCACCTGCTGGAGACCACCGGCCACTCCGTCGAACGCATCGGTGCCCAGGTCGGCTTCGGCTCACCGACCGCGTTCCGCGACCGCTTCAAAAAGACGACAGGCGTGAGCCCCCACACCTACCGCCGCACCTTCAGCTGA
- a CDS encoding DUF6010 family protein gives MLVVAPIVIGLAYVAAMSPLREPHRRRLNVLMLAGAGAAYLSSGGVGRWEIAFTAVVTYCAWRGLSDYRWIGVGWLLHTGWDVVHAVRGVPILPFAEHSSTGCAICDPVIAVWCLSGGRPLTELFRRPATSKA, from the coding sequence ATGCTTGTCGTCGCGCCGATCGTGATCGGCCTCGCGTATGTGGCGGCGATGTCGCCGCTGCGCGAACCGCACCGCCGCCGGCTCAACGTGCTGATGCTCGCGGGCGCCGGCGCCGCGTATCTCAGCAGCGGTGGCGTCGGGCGCTGGGAGATCGCGTTCACCGCCGTGGTGACGTACTGCGCCTGGCGCGGGCTGTCCGACTACCGCTGGATCGGCGTGGGTTGGCTGCTGCACACCGGCTGGGACGTCGTCCACGCGGTCCGTGGCGTACCCATCCTGCCCTTCGCCGAGCACTCCTCGACGGGCTGCGCGATCTGCGATCCCGTCATCGCGGTGTGGTGCCTGTCCGGCGGGCGCCCGCTGACCGAACTGTTCCGCCGTCCCGCCACCTCGAAAGCCTGA
- a CDS encoding endonuclease/exonuclease/phosphatase family protein, with translation MNTTLRVSSWNIREGILMNGPDLAGPDLAGPHLADPDLTAAEALAAEASAQRPDVLALQEVPFGPKGGSALLDTVAARTGLTQVLSCPLSSAMHHRNGRSGIALLSRRPWLAREETLLPNPDLVGGTAHHPVTSWDKGVLAGLLTWQQQQLWLGCAHLYPFQRLGTEADAPAVLPVWQHLANFLLRLGTAPLVLCADFNTERRELLTDLLPERPLRRSIRERTSHRGLAVDDILYDPVLSLNSSSVHHSVSDHALCSVELEVLP, from the coding sequence GTGAACACCACGCTGCGCGTCTCCAGTTGGAACATCCGCGAGGGCATCCTCATGAACGGCCCCGACCTGGCCGGTCCTGACCTCGCCGGTCCTCACCTGGCCGATCCGGACCTGACCGCTGCTGAGGCGCTGGCAGCCGAGGCGTCCGCCCAGCGACCGGACGTACTGGCCCTGCAGGAAGTGCCGTTCGGCCCCAAGGGCGGCTCGGCACTACTGGACACCGTCGCGGCCAGGACCGGGCTGACGCAGGTGCTGTCCTGTCCGCTCTCCTCCGCCATGCACCACCGGAACGGACGCTCAGGCATCGCTCTCCTGAGCCGGCGTCCGTGGCTGGCGAGGGAAGAGACGCTGCTACCCAACCCGGATCTGGTCGGGGGAACGGCACACCACCCCGTCACCAGCTGGGACAAGGGCGTCCTGGCCGGCCTGCTGACCTGGCAGCAACAGCAACTGTGGCTCGGCTGCGCACACTTGTACCCGTTCCAGCGACTCGGAACCGAAGCAGACGCTCCAGCCGTACTGCCTGTCTGGCAGCACCTGGCGAACTTCCTGCTGCGTCTGGGCACCGCCCCACTGGTGCTGTGTGCCGACTTCAACACCGAGCGCAGGGAGTTACTGACGGATCTGCTGCCGGAACGGCCCCTGCGACGCTCGATCAGAGAACGGACCTCCCACCGAGGCCTGGCCGTTGACGACATCCTGTACGACCCCGTCCTGTCCCTGAACAGCAGCTCCGTGCACCACAGCGTGTCCGACCACGCTCTGTGCTCGGTGGAATTGGAGGTACTGCCATGA
- a CDS encoding NUDIX hydrolase, whose product MPGRSDIGSIGETAREAILTKSAFTNFLAAAVVIHNSAVLTVRRSSTERFLPGVWGVPCGKLDPGESPEAAVARELEEETNLTGRVIAQVGRSTFLSQWNGRVVHNRQTNFLIFPTTLAVKLPKSDQEHRWVPIEDIDKAELDAHNRDTVQQALVFITSPGTDPQVRNLCMTARS is encoded by the coding sequence ATGCCGGGCCGTAGTGATATCGGGAGCATCGGTGAGACCGCCAGGGAAGCGATCTTAACCAAGAGCGCGTTCACTAATTTCCTGGCCGCCGCCGTGGTGATCCACAACAGTGCGGTGCTGACCGTCCGTCGCAGCAGCACGGAGCGTTTCCTGCCGGGCGTGTGGGGAGTCCCGTGCGGCAAGCTGGATCCGGGGGAGTCCCCGGAGGCCGCTGTGGCACGCGAACTCGAAGAGGAAACAAATCTGACGGGAAGAGTGATCGCCCAAGTCGGGCGCAGCACTTTCTTAAGTCAATGGAACGGCCGGGTCGTGCACAATCGGCAGACGAATTTCTTGATTTTTCCGACCACATTGGCTGTGAAGTTACCTAAATCGGACCAAGAGCACCGATGGGTTCCGATCGAGGACATCGATAAAGCGGAATTGGACGCCCACAATCGGGACACCGTTCAACAGGCACTTGTCTTCATCACGTCGCCGGGCACCGACCCGCAGGTCAGGAACTTATGTATGACCGCGCGTTCCTGA
- a CDS encoding DUF5063 domain-containing protein: protein MSDATLHDATQDPDDFSVQIADQIESFIVAVTEVAKGDEPDSAVPFLLLEFSQLMLAGGRLGAHEDILPDERYERDLGPEPDVDDLRERFAVILEPIDVYSEVFDPYEPRKAPVPSRISDDIAGVVAELRHGLEHYRAGRVTEALWWWQFSYFSSWGSTASATLRALQSLVAHVRLDQPLPALDGLDTDQDLTEDAEDLLAEEAGRVMAAEIAGPLGLRTVRTVR, encoded by the coding sequence ATGTCTGACGCAACGCTGCACGACGCCACGCAGGATCCGGACGACTTCTCCGTCCAGATCGCCGACCAGATCGAAAGCTTCATCGTCGCGGTCACCGAGGTGGCGAAGGGCGACGAGCCGGACAGCGCGGTCCCGTTCCTGCTGCTCGAATTCTCCCAGCTCATGCTGGCGGGCGGCAGACTCGGCGCGCACGAGGACATCCTCCCCGACGAGCGCTACGAGCGTGATCTGGGCCCCGAGCCGGACGTGGACGACCTGCGCGAGCGCTTCGCGGTGATACTGGAGCCGATCGACGTCTACTCCGAGGTCTTCGACCCGTACGAGCCCCGCAAGGCGCCCGTCCCGTCCCGTATCTCGGACGACATCGCCGGCGTCGTCGCCGAGCTGCGCCACGGCCTGGAGCACTACCGCGCGGGCCGCGTCACCGAGGCGCTGTGGTGGTGGCAGTTCTCGTACTTCTCCAGCTGGGGCTCCACGGCCTCGGCCACCCTCCGCGCCCTCCAGTCCCTGGTGGCCCACGTCCGCCTGGACCAGCCCCTCCCGGCCCTCGACGGCCTGGACACGGACCAGGACCTGACGGAAGACGCGGAAGACCTCCTGGCGGAGGAGGCGGGCCGCGTCATGGCAGCGGAAATCGCCGGCCCCCTGGGCCTGCGCACGGTCCGCACGGTCCGCTGA
- the recR gene encoding recombination mediator RecR yields the protein MYEGVVQDLIDELGRLPGVGPKSAQRIAFHILQAEPTDVRRLAQTLLEVKDKVRFCAVCGNVAQEERCGICRDPRRDTTVICVVEEPKDVVAIERTREFRGKYHVLGGAISPIEGVGPDDLRIRELLTRLADGTVTELILATDPNLEGEATATYLARMIKPMGLRVTRLASGLPVGGDLEYADEVTLGRAFEGRRLLDV from the coding sequence TTGTACGAAGGCGTGGTTCAGGACCTCATCGACGAACTGGGCAGGCTGCCCGGCGTCGGTCCCAAGAGCGCGCAGCGGATCGCCTTCCACATCCTCCAGGCGGAACCCACCGACGTACGGCGCCTTGCCCAGACGCTCCTCGAGGTCAAGGACAAGGTCCGGTTCTGCGCCGTGTGCGGCAACGTCGCGCAGGAGGAGCGGTGCGGGATCTGCCGGGACCCGCGCCGGGACACCACGGTGATCTGTGTGGTGGAGGAGCCGAAGGATGTCGTCGCCATCGAGCGCACCCGTGAGTTCCGCGGGAAGTACCACGTGCTCGGCGGCGCCATCAGCCCCATCGAGGGCGTCGGCCCCGACGATCTGCGGATCAGGGAGCTGCTGACCCGCCTCGCCGACGGCACGGTCACGGAGCTGATTCTGGCGACCGACCCGAATCTGGAGGGCGAGGCCACAGCGACGTACCTCGCCCGCATGATCAAGCCCATGGGGCTGCGGGTCACCCGCCTGGCCAGTGGTCTCCCCGTGGGGGGCGACCTGGAATATGCCGACGAGGTCACGCTCGGGCGTGCCTTCGAGGGGAGACGACTTCTCGATGTCTGA
- a CDS encoding YbaB/EbfC family nucleoid-associated protein: MIPGGGQPNMQQLLQQAQQMQQDLARAQEELAATEVEGQSGGGLVKATVNGSGELRGLVIDPKAVDPEDTETLADLVVAAVQAANENAQQLQQEKLGPLTQGLGGMPGMPF; the protein is encoded by the coding sequence GTGATTCCCGGTGGTGGTCAGCCGAACATGCAACAGCTGCTCCAGCAGGCCCAGCAGATGCAGCAAGATCTCGCGCGCGCACAGGAGGAGTTGGCGGCGACCGAGGTCGAGGGTCAGTCGGGCGGCGGCCTGGTGAAGGCCACCGTCAACGGCTCGGGCGAGCTCCGTGGCCTGGTGATCGACCCGAAGGCGGTCGATCCCGAGGACACCGAGACCCTCGCGGACCTCGTCGTCGCCGCCGTACAGGCGGCGAACGAGAACGCGCAGCAGCTCCAGCAGGAGAAGCTGGGCCCGCTGACGCAGGGCCTGGGCGGTATGCCGGGCATGCCGTTCTGA
- a CDS encoding SLATT domain-containing protein encodes MSQPEMQPGGPGREPAGPGREESASSGAADGDGRGDEAVAEGGAADGDGGSAGGDLTGSPFPLGDWAEPAERLDELYRWVEAGALRTAGWYLADRSRKRRAARALRTATAALVVVGATLPLLDVTGTLTGAAGWGYVALLLGGACLACDRYFGFTAGWMRHVATAQAVQRRLQTLQFDWASECVREILGPTEGTAAEATERCLSVLRRFSEDVTELVRAETADWMVEFRSGPTPLVLQSMPMSTATRQDAGSPFPGGRFPLPPGTRPNMPRQRPPEPR; translated from the coding sequence GTGAGCCAGCCGGAGATGCAGCCCGGAGGCCCCGGCCGGGAGCCCGCAGGCCCCGGCCGGGAGGAAAGCGCCTCGTCCGGTGCCGCCGACGGGGACGGGCGCGGTGACGAGGCGGTGGCCGAGGGCGGCGCCGCCGACGGGGACGGCGGGAGCGCGGGCGGCGATCTCACCGGCAGCCCGTTCCCGCTCGGCGACTGGGCCGAGCCCGCCGAACGGCTCGACGAGCTGTACCGCTGGGTCGAGGCCGGCGCGCTGCGCACCGCCGGCTGGTATCTCGCCGACCGCTCCCGCAAACGGCGCGCCGCCCGCGCCCTGCGGACGGCGACGGCCGCCCTGGTCGTCGTCGGCGCGACCCTGCCCCTGCTGGACGTCACCGGCACCCTGACGGGCGCGGCGGGCTGGGGGTACGTCGCGCTGCTCCTCGGCGGCGCCTGCCTGGCCTGCGACCGGTACTTCGGCTTCACGGCGGGCTGGATGCGGCATGTCGCCACGGCGCAGGCGGTGCAGCGGCGGCTGCAGACGCTGCAGTTCGACTGGGCGTCGGAGTGCGTACGGGAGATCCTCGGCCCGACCGAGGGCACGGCGGCCGAGGCGACGGAGCGCTGTCTGAGCGTGCTGCGGAGGTTCTCGGAGGACGTGACGGAGCTGGTACGGGCGGAGACCGCGGACTGGATGGTCGAGTTCCGCTCGGGCCCCACCCCGCTGGTGCTCCAGTCGATGCCGATGAGCACGGCGACCCGTCAGGACGCCGGTTCGCCCTTCCCCGGCGGCCGGTTCCCGCTGCCGCCCGGCACCCGGCCCAACATGCCGCGCCAGCGGCCACCCGAGCCCCGGTAG
- a CDS encoding GntR family transcriptional regulator, producing MPANGAVTRHTLRQQIADALRDEVLAGRLLPGQEFTVKHIAEQYGVSATPVREALVDLSAQGLLDSDQHRGFSVHQFSVEDFRGMVEARSLIEDGVFRKLRGDGLAARAHGEPLVAVRRRGEEAARAARAGDLNVLIGYDLRFWRELSALVANRYVSDFLHRMRVQAWVFSVPFLRTDPDGGSWLWGGHGELVEAVTLGDAAAVRVVLGRYTDHLLRWADRLDGGATGSPDAGPGADRAADGP from the coding sequence ATGCCCGCCAACGGAGCTGTGACCCGCCATACCCTGCGGCAGCAGATCGCGGACGCGCTGCGTGACGAGGTGCTGGCGGGCCGTCTGCTCCCCGGGCAGGAGTTCACGGTCAAGCACATCGCCGAGCAGTACGGCGTGTCGGCGACCCCCGTCAGGGAGGCGCTGGTGGACCTCTCGGCGCAGGGTTTACTCGACTCGGACCAGCATCGCGGCTTCAGCGTCCACCAGTTCTCCGTCGAGGACTTCCGGGGCATGGTCGAGGCGCGCTCGCTGATAGAGGACGGGGTCTTCCGCAAGCTGCGCGGCGACGGGCTCGCGGCCCGCGCGCACGGCGAGCCGCTGGTGGCGGTACGCAGGCGCGGCGAGGAGGCCGCGCGGGCGGCCAGGGCCGGCGATCTGAACGTCCTCATCGGCTACGACCTGCGCTTCTGGCGCGAGCTGAGCGCGCTGGTCGCCAACCGGTACGTCTCCGACTTCCTGCACCGGATGCGCGTCCAGGCGTGGGTGTTCTCCGTGCCGTTCCTGCGGACGGACCCGGACGGCGGCAGCTGGCTGTGGGGCGGGCACGGCGAGCTGGTCGAGGCGGTGACGCTGGGGGACGCGGCGGCGGTACGGGTGGTGCTGGGGAGGTACACCGACCACCTGCTGCGCTGGGCGGACCGGCTGGACGGCGGGGCGACGGGGAGCCCGGACGCGGGCCCAGGCGCGGACCGAGCGGCTGACGGACCTTGA
- a CDS encoding aspartate aminotransferase family protein, whose protein sequence is MTPHVAPDPQTGAPDPQAGAAVKAADRAHVFHSWSAQELIDPLAVAGAEGSYFWDYDGNRYLDFASGLVFTNIGYQHPKVVAAIQRQAAELVTFAPAFAVEARSEAARLIAAHTPGDLDKIFFTNGGAEAVENAVRMARVHTGRPKVLSAYRSYHGSTSTAINLTGDPRRWASDTGSAGVVRFWAPFLYRSPFYASTEAEECARALEHLESTIAYEGPATVAAIVLETIPGTAGVMTPPPGYLAGVRELCDRYGIVFVLDEVMAGFGRTGKWFAADHFDVVPDLLTFAKGVNSGYVPLGGVAISGEIADTFATRPYPGGLTYSGHPLACAAAVATIRVMEDEKIVENAAHIGETVLGPGLRELAERHVSVGEVRGTGVFWALDLVRDRETREPLVPYNATGEANAPMAAFAAACKKGGLWPFVNMNRTHAVPPCNIPEAEVKEGLAVLDAALTVADGHTA, encoded by the coding sequence ATGACCCCTCATGTCGCCCCCGACCCGCAGACCGGCGCCCCCGACCCGCAGGCGGGCGCCGCCGTCAAGGCCGCCGACCGCGCGCACGTCTTCCACTCCTGGTCGGCGCAGGAACTGATCGACCCGCTCGCTGTCGCAGGCGCCGAGGGGTCGTACTTCTGGGACTACGACGGCAACCGCTACCTCGACTTCGCCAGCGGTCTCGTCTTCACCAACATCGGCTACCAGCACCCGAAGGTCGTCGCGGCGATCCAGCGGCAGGCGGCCGAGCTGGTCACCTTCGCCCCCGCCTTCGCCGTCGAGGCGCGCTCCGAGGCGGCCCGGCTCATCGCCGCGCACACCCCGGGCGACCTCGACAAGATCTTCTTCACCAACGGCGGCGCCGAGGCCGTCGAGAACGCCGTCCGGATGGCGCGGGTGCACACCGGGCGCCCCAAGGTGCTCTCCGCGTACCGCTCGTACCACGGCTCGACCTCCACAGCGATCAACCTGACCGGCGACCCGCGCCGCTGGGCGTCGGACACCGGCTCGGCGGGCGTGGTGCGCTTCTGGGCGCCGTTCCTCTACCGCTCGCCGTTCTACGCCTCGACGGAGGCGGAGGAGTGCGCACGCGCGCTGGAGCACCTGGAGTCGACGATCGCGTACGAGGGCCCGGCCACCGTCGCCGCGATCGTCCTGGAGACGATCCCCGGCACCGCCGGTGTCATGACCCCGCCGCCCGGCTATCTCGCCGGCGTACGGGAGCTGTGCGACCGGTACGGCATCGTCTTCGTCCTCGACGAGGTGATGGCCGGGTTCGGCCGTACGGGCAAGTGGTTCGCCGCCGACCACTTCGACGTCGTACCCGACCTGCTGACCTTCGCCAAGGGCGTCAACTCCGGCTATGTGCCGCTGGGCGGTGTCGCGATCTCCGGCGAGATCGCGGACACCTTCGCGACCCGTCCGTACCCCGGCGGGCTGACGTATTCCGGCCATCCGCTGGCCTGCGCCGCCGCCGTCGCCACGATCCGGGTGATGGAGGACGAGAAGATCGTCGAGAACGCGGCGCACATCGGCGAGACGGTGCTCGGCCCCGGGCTGCGCGAGCTGGCCGAGCGCCATGTCTCGGTGGGCGAGGTGCGCGGTACGGGCGTGTTCTGGGCCCTGGACCTGGTGCGCGACCGGGAGACGCGCGAGCCGCTGGTGCCGTACAACGCCACGGGCGAGGCGAACGCGCCGATGGCCGCCTTCGCCGCCGCGTGCAAGAAGGGCGGTCTGTGGCCTTTCGTGAACATGAACCGTACGCACGCCGTGCCGCCCTGCAACATCCCCGAGGCGGAGGTGAAGGAGGGTCTCGCGGTCCTGGACGCGGCGCTGACGGTGGCCGACGGACACACCGCGTGA
- a CDS encoding GlxA family transcriptional regulator yields MERPERREIAVLVYEGVRLMDVAAPLEVFATATTAHGSGSGGGGRGGGYALTVCSLDGGPVTTSTGTRLHADAAAADVTAPHTLVVPGSDDLPHRPPPAGLVDAVTALAGRSARTASVCTGAFALAAAGLLDGRRATTHWRHAATLARRFPAVTVEPDAIFVRDGDGRTYTSAGVTAGIDLALALVEADEGAGLAREVARDLVVFLRRPGGQSQFSVAARTPSPRHDALRVLLAEIAADPAADHSLSALARRGGLSPRHLSRLFTEQIGSTPAAYVESVRLEAAQALLEAGETVTGTAGRSGLGSDESLRRVFLRQLGVTPSAYRSRFRTTLRTAGG; encoded by the coding sequence ATGGAGCGTCCGGAACGCAGAGAGATCGCCGTGCTCGTCTACGAGGGCGTTCGGCTGATGGATGTCGCGGCGCCGCTGGAGGTGTTCGCTACGGCCACGACGGCGCACGGAAGCGGGAGTGGCGGCGGAGGCCGGGGTGGCGGTTACGCCCTGACCGTCTGCTCCCTCGACGGCGGCCCGGTCACCACCTCCACCGGCACCCGGCTGCACGCCGACGCCGCTGCCGCCGATGTCACGGCGCCCCACACCCTGGTCGTCCCCGGCTCCGACGACCTGCCGCACCGGCCGCCGCCCGCCGGTCTCGTCGACGCCGTCACCGCGCTGGCCGGCCGGTCCGCACGTACCGCGTCCGTCTGCACCGGCGCCTTCGCCCTCGCGGCCGCCGGGCTGCTCGACGGCCGGCGCGCCACCACGCACTGGCGGCACGCGGCGACGCTCGCCCGGCGGTTCCCCGCGGTGACGGTCGAGCCGGACGCCATCTTCGTACGGGACGGCGACGGCCGTACGTACACCTCCGCCGGAGTCACCGCGGGCATCGACCTCGCGCTGGCCCTCGTCGAGGCGGACGAGGGCGCGGGGCTCGCCCGCGAGGTCGCCCGCGACCTGGTGGTGTTCCTGCGCCGCCCCGGCGGCCAGTCGCAGTTCTCGGTGGCGGCACGGACCCCGAGCCCGCGCCACGACGCCCTGCGCGTCCTGCTGGCCGAGATCGCCGCCGATCCGGCGGCCGACCACTCGCTGTCCGCGCTCGCGCGACGCGGCGGGCTGAGCCCACGCCATCTGAGCCGGCTGTTCACCGAGCAGATCGGCAGCACACCGGCCGCGTACGTCGAGTCCGTACGGCTGGAGGCGGCGCAGGCGCTGCTGGAGGCGGGCGAGACGGTCACCGGCACCGCGGGACGCAGCGGGCTCGGCAGCGACGAGTCGCTGCGCCGGGTCTTCCTGCGGCAGCTCGGGGTGACGCCGTCGGCGTACCGCTCACGGTTCCGTACGACGCTGCGTACGGCGGGCGGCTGA
- a CDS encoding HD domain-containing protein, producing MSERIAGIEIPDSALAAEATELIRDTTSPLLYDHSRRVFLFGSLQGRRQGLAYDPELLYIGAMFHDLGLTEEYRASQQRFELDGADAARDFLLRHGLTRDSARIVWTAIALHTTPGIPAHMEPEVALVTAGVEFDVLGMGLDAVPGEVRDAVVAAHPRPDFKRRILRAFTEGIEHRPDTAFGNVKADVLARFSPGFVRTDFVDVIENSAWPE from the coding sequence ATGTCCGAGCGCATCGCCGGCATCGAGATCCCCGACAGCGCCCTCGCCGCCGAGGCGACCGAGCTGATCCGCGACACCACGAGCCCGCTGCTGTACGACCACTCCCGCCGGGTCTTCCTCTTCGGCTCGCTCCAGGGCCGGCGGCAGGGCCTGGCGTACGACCCCGAACTGCTCTACATCGGCGCGATGTTCCACGACCTGGGCCTGACCGAGGAGTACCGCGCGTCCCAGCAGCGCTTCGAACTGGACGGCGCCGACGCGGCGCGGGACTTCCTGCTGCGGCACGGCCTGACACGGGACAGCGCACGGATCGTGTGGACGGCGATCGCCCTGCACACGACGCCCGGCATCCCCGCCCACATGGAGCCCGAGGTGGCACTGGTGACCGCGGGCGTGGAGTTCGACGTCCTGGGGATGGGGCTCGACGCCGTACCGGGCGAGGTCAGGGACGCGGTGGTCGCCGCCCACCCGCGGCCGGACTTCAAACGGCGGATCCTGCGGGCGTTCACCGAGGGCATCGAACACCGGCCGGACACGGCCTTCGGGAACGTGAAGGCGGATGTGCTGGCGCGCTTCTCACCCGGGTTCGTACGGACGGATTTCGTTGACGTGATCGAGAACTCCGCCTGGCCCGAGTAG